The following proteins come from a genomic window of Anopheles ziemanni chromosome 3, idAnoZiCoDA_A2_x.2, whole genome shotgun sequence:
- the LOC131290087 gene encoding nuclear hormone receptor HR96, with the protein MTTVENEAAVPDGEPSMASSSGGGSKICSVCGDKALGYNFNAVTCESCKAFFRRNALSTKGFTCPFNEKCEITVVTRRFCQKCRLEKCFQIGMKKEYIMSEEDKVLKRKKIEQNRAKKRLSNGTLSEGAEVGPGEHETYGNNARPAAGVPTKIKREKSLEMFDSGDCWNNSSSSEYGVSNELLAGNGTTSNSLPPVTIESSAEDIVERIVKHPNQTITSLMKTPKEAVFIMSKIINSQCDALKLISHFITAPSDALQILSKIMNSPLDALTVFTQFMSSPTDALQLIGKVISSPGEVLQFMQQLMNQPEDAVQIMKKFMDSPAEALQMINRMMNHSDIVKTIKEAADTSQIDDDDQQRGDIVSIPTESHPPEESGPNQHQMIRSLIQESNPMPEQAVGKSSISAAASPSSTSNYEPSYGSLLDPLLSSTTTSYTHSHHLAGGIQPASPPSCSTDMLAEVFSTSTSSTFVGHDSPSPIVPAADELGIFQDIEAKPVLPNTLESVLMQAIKLEYEGYNSSPIGSSTGPQAQSHHHLQAPGNNSIELNDAERAKLNELIVANKALYAPVDDDLASLISDDCRIKSNQTQQDPQLLKVINLTAIAIRRLIKMSKKISAFKNMCQEDQLALLKGGCTEMMILRSAMQYDCDRATWRIPHSQEEMSNIRADVLKLAKGNVYQEHERFIRTFDKKWRSDENIILIMCAITLFTPDRPKTIHSDVIKLEQNSYYYLLRRYLESIYPGCEARSVFLKLMQKISELHRLNDEIISVYLNVNPAEVEPLLREIFDLKVR; encoded by the exons ATGACGACGGTGGAGAACGAAGCAGCAGTTCCGGACGGTGAGCCTTCGATGGCTTCGAGCAGCGGTGGAGGAAGTAAAATTTGTAGCGTATGCGGGGACAAGGCCCTCGGATACAACTTCAACGCGGTCACCTGCGAAAGCTGCAAGGCGTTCTTCCGCCGGAACGCGCTCTCGACCAAGGGATTTACGTGTCCGTTCAATGAAAAGTGTGAAATAACCGTCGTCACTCGACGCTTTTGCCAAAAATGTCGGCTGGAAAAGTGCTTCCAGATCGGCATGAAGAAGGAGTACATCATGTCCGAGGAGGATAAGGTgctgaagcgaaagaaaatagaacaaaaccGTGCTAAGAAGAGGCTAAGCAATGGGACACTGTCGGAGGGGGCGGAGGTGGGCCCTGGAGAGCACGAAACGTACGGCAACAACGCTCGACCGGCGGCCGGTGTGCCGACGAAGATAAAGCGCGaaaagtcgctggaaatgttcgattccggagattGCTGGAACAATTCCTCCTCGTCGGAGTACGGCGTGTCGAACGAGTTGCTGGCGGGGAATGGAACAACAAGCAACTC TCTCCCTCCCGTTACCATCGAGTCCAGCGCGGAGGACATCGTCGAGCGCATTGTAAAGCATCCGAATCAAACGATCACGTCGCTCATGAAGACACCGAAGGAGGCGGTGTTTATTATGTCGAAGATTATCAACTCACAGTGCGATGCGTTAAAGCTGATCAGCCACTTCATAACCGCGCCGAGCGATGCGCTGCAGATTCTCAGCAAAATCATGAACTCTCCGCTGGACGCGCTGACTGTGTTCACGCAATTTATGAGTTCGCCGACGGATGCACTGCAGCTGATCGGGAAGGTCATCAGTTCGCCCGGCGAGGTGCTACAGTTTATGCAGCAGCTCATGAATCAACCGGAAGACGCGGTACAGATTATGAAAAAGTTTATGGACTCTCCGGCCGAGGCCTTGCAGATGATCAACCGGATGATGAACCACTCGGATATCGTGAAGACGATCAAGGAGGCGGCCGACACGTCACAGATCGACGATGATGATCAGCAACGTGGTGATATCGTTTCGATACCGACGGAGTCGCATCCTCCGGAAGAGAGTGGCCCCAACCAGCACCAAATGATTCGCTCGTTGATACAAGAATCGAATCCCATGCCGGAGCAGGCAGTCGGAAAGTCATCGATCAGTGCGGCAGCTTCACCCTCGTCGACCTCCAACTACGAGCCATCGTACGGTTCCCTGCTCGATCCGCTACTCTCCAGCACGACCACCTCTTACACACATTCCCACCATCTGGCGGGCGGCATACAACCCGCTTCGCCTCCCAGCTGCTCGACGGACATGCTGGCGGAGGTTTTCTCAACGTCCACATCGTCCACGTTCGTCGGCCACGATTCTCCCTCCCCGATCGTACCGGCCGCCGACGAGCTGGGCATATTCCAAGATATCGAAGCGAAACCGGTTCtgccaaacacgctagaatcGGTCCTGATGCAGGCGATCAAGCTCGAGTACGAGGGCTACAATAGCAGCCCGATCGGATCGAGCACCGGACCGCAGGCACAATCACACCATCACCTTCAGGCGCCCGGGAACAATAGCATCGAGCTCAATGATGCTGAACGGGCCAAGCTCAACGAGCTGATTGTGGCCAATAAAGCGCTGTATGCGCCGGTGGACGATGATCTCGCCTCGCTCATCTCGGACGACTGCCGGATAAAG TCGAATCAAACCCAACAGGACCCTCAACTGTTGAAGGTAATCAACCTAACTGCCATCGCCATTCGACGGTTGATAAAAATGTCGAAGAAAATAAGCGCCTTCAAGAACATGTGCCAGGAGGATCAACTGGCGCTGCTTAAAGGaggctgcacggagatgatgATCCTACGTTCCGCCATGCAGTACGACTGTGATCGGGCTACATGGAGG ATTCCGCACAGCCAGGAGGAGATGTCAAACATACGTGCCGATGTGCTCAAGCTTGCCAAAGGAAATGTCTATCAGGAGCACGAACGATTCATTCGAACGTTCGACAAAAAGTGGCGTTCAGATGAGAACATCATTCTGATAATGTGTGCCATAACGCTGTTTACTCCCGACCGGCCGAAAACGATACATTCGGATGTCATTAAACTGGAACAG AACTCCTACTATTacctgcttcgacgctacctGGAAAGCATATATCCCGGATGTGAGGCACGGTCCGTGTTTCTCAAGCTGATGCAGAAGATTTCCGAGCTGCACCGTCTGAACGACGAAATCATCAGCGTTTACCTGAACGTAAATCCGGCCGAGGTGGAACCGCTGTTGCGTGAAATATTCGACCTAAAAGTGCGTTAA